A stretch of the Mesorhizobium huakuii genome encodes the following:
- a CDS encoding Smr/MutS family protein — translation MSKRPDRLSEDDRVLWNLVARTAKPLKGKTSVDIPDMAIEAKPTAPQTAQPAANAAGAAKPKVQHVTHRLDEPTLDKLSKGRLPIEGRVDLHGMTQDEAYSLLFSFLHRAHAGGIRYVLVITGKGSSSGGDGVLRRAVPAWLSTPAFRPLVSSHDHAARNHGGSGALYIRLRRARS, via the coding sequence ATGAGCAAGCGTCCGGACAGGCTGAGCGAGGACGACCGGGTGTTGTGGAACCTGGTGGCGCGCACGGCCAAGCCGCTCAAGGGCAAAACCTCCGTCGACATCCCCGACATGGCCATCGAGGCCAAGCCGACGGCGCCGCAGACGGCCCAGCCCGCGGCCAATGCGGCAGGTGCGGCAAAGCCGAAGGTGCAGCATGTCACGCACCGGCTCGACGAGCCGACACTGGACAAATTGTCGAAAGGCCGGCTGCCGATCGAGGGCCGCGTCGACCTGCATGGGATGACGCAGGACGAGGCCTATTCGCTGCTGTTTTCGTTCCTGCACCGGGCGCATGCCGGCGGCATCCGCTATGTCCTGGTCATCACCGGCAAGGGGTCTTCCTCGGGCGGCGATGGCGTGCTGCGGCGCGCGGTGCCGGCCTGGCTGTCGACGCCGGCGTTCCGGCCGCTGGTTTCCAGCCACGACCATGCCGCCCGCAACCATGGCGGTTCGGGCGCGCTCTACATCAGGCTGCGGCGGGCGCGCTCATGA
- a CDS encoding polyhydroxyalkanoate depolymerase, which produces MFYQLYELNHAALQPARLYADAVRMFYANPLNPVSHTSWGRSIAAGAELFERTTRRYGKPVFGLDKTVVDWKSVAVTEKTVWSKPFCNLVRFERAVPAGRKPDPKLLIVAPMSGHYATLLRGTVEAMLPYADVHITDWVDARMVPLADGSFDLDDYIDYIIDMFHALGPDTHVMAVCQPSVPVLAAVALMETKGDPFVPSTMTLMGGPIDTRCNPTAVNLLAEEKGIDWFRDNVIMRAPWPVPGFGREVYPGFLQLSGFMSMNLDRHIIAHKDFFMHLVKHDGDNAEKHRDFYDEYLAVMDLTAEFYLQTVDTVFVRHALPKGEMTHRGTRIDTSAIRNVALFTVEGENDDISGLGQTRAAQDLCVNIPADKKAHYVQPAVGHYGVFNGSRFRSEIVPRIVDFITSYGRQNRVAVKPRLVRTARR; this is translated from the coding sequence ATGTTCTATCAGCTCTATGAATTGAACCATGCGGCGCTGCAGCCGGCGCGGCTCTATGCCGACGCGGTGCGGATGTTCTACGCCAACCCGCTCAATCCGGTTTCGCACACGTCTTGGGGCCGTTCGATCGCGGCGGGCGCCGAACTGTTCGAGCGCACCACGCGCCGCTACGGCAAGCCCGTCTTCGGCCTCGACAAGACCGTCGTCGACTGGAAGAGTGTCGCGGTCACCGAAAAGACCGTGTGGTCGAAGCCGTTCTGCAATCTCGTGCGCTTCGAGCGCGCGGTGCCCGCCGGCCGCAAGCCGGATCCGAAGCTCCTGATCGTGGCGCCGATGTCGGGCCATTATGCCACGCTGCTGCGCGGCACGGTGGAAGCGATGCTGCCCTATGCCGATGTCCACATCACCGACTGGGTCGATGCCCGCATGGTGCCGCTGGCCGACGGCAGCTTCGATCTCGACGACTATATCGACTACATCATCGACATGTTCCATGCGCTCGGCCCCGACACCCATGTGATGGCGGTGTGCCAGCCTTCCGTGCCGGTTCTGGCGGCGGTGGCGCTGATGGAGACCAAGGGCGACCCCTTCGTGCCGTCGACCATGACCCTGATGGGCGGGCCGATCGACACCCGCTGCAACCCGACCGCGGTCAATCTGCTGGCCGAGGAGAAGGGCATAGACTGGTTCCGCGACAATGTCATCATGCGCGCGCCCTGGCCGGTGCCGGGCTTCGGTCGCGAGGTCTATCCCGGCTTCCTGCAGCTGTCCGGCTTCATGAGCATGAACCTCGACCGCCACATCATCGCCCACAAGGACTTCTTCATGCACCTTGTGAAGCATGACGGCGACAATGCCGAAAAACACCGCGACTTCTATGACGAATATCTGGCTGTCATGGACCTGACGGCGGAATTCTATCTGCAGACCGTCGACACCGTGTTCGTACGTCATGCCCTGCCCAAGGGCGAGATGACGCATCGCGGCACCCGCATCGATACATCAGCCATCCGCAACGTCGCTCTGTTCACGGTCGAGGGCGAGAACGACGACATATCGGGCCTTGGCCAGACCAGGGCGGCGCAGGATCTGTGCGTCAACATCCCGGCCGACAAGAAGGCGCATTACGTGCAGCCGGCGGTCGGCCATTACGGCGTCTTCAACGGCTCGCGCTTCCGCTCCGAGATCGTGCCGCGCATCGTCGACTTCATCACCAGCTATGGCCGCCAGAACCGCGTAGCGGTGAAGCCGAGGCTGGTCCGCACCGCCAGGCGATAG
- a CDS encoding transglutaminase-like cysteine peptidase has protein sequence MNSSTMARRLRLCVAAAGLAATASWPAMAAGAMATGGITSQPIGHYDFCKLHPGECSIRPSNLAPARMTNGLMRKLAGVTARVNAAVKPMSDMDIYGKDEVWAYPDKGVGDCEDYVLEKRRRLSHMGISLSDLLITVVRKPDGEGHSVLTVRTDKGDYVLDNLTDKVKAWDQTGYRFLKRQAIDNTGRWVSIRGGQQVLVGSVE, from the coding sequence ATGAATTCCTCAACAATGGCGAGAAGGCTGCGCTTGTGCGTGGCTGCGGCCGGTCTGGCCGCCACGGCAAGCTGGCCGGCAATGGCGGCCGGAGCGATGGCGACCGGGGGCATCACCTCGCAGCCGATCGGCCACTATGATTTCTGCAAGCTGCACCCCGGCGAATGCTCGATCCGTCCGAGCAACCTGGCACCGGCCAGGATGACCAATGGGCTGATGCGCAAGCTCGCCGGCGTTACCGCCAGGGTCAACGCCGCCGTCAAGCCGATGAGCGACATGGACATTTACGGCAAGGACGAGGTCTGGGCCTATCCCGACAAGGGCGTCGGCGATTGCGAGGACTACGTGCTGGAAAAGCGCCGCCGGCTGTCCCACATGGGCATCTCGCTGTCCGATCTGCTGATCACGGTGGTGCGCAAGCCCGACGGCGAAGGCCATTCCGTGCTGACCGTGCGCACCGACAAGGGCGACTATGTGCTCGACAATCTGACCGACAAGGTCAAGGCCTGGGACCAGACCGGCTACCGCTTCCTCAAGCGGCAGGCGATCGACAACACCGGCCGCTGGGTCTCCATCCGCGGCGGCCAGCAGGTTCTGGTCGGTTCGGTGGAGTAG
- a CDS encoding helix-turn-helix domain-containing protein, with protein MTPFGEKLRALRAERGVSQKDMAAAIGVSAAYLSALEHGRRGAPTWTLIQKIIGYFNIIWDDAEELARLAEASHPRVRLDTSGLNPAATELANLLAENIEKLDEAELRRITASIRAALGRLK; from the coding sequence ATGACGCCGTTCGGCGAGAAGCTGCGGGCGCTGCGCGCCGAGCGCGGCGTCAGCCAGAAGGACATGGCGGCGGCGATCGGCGTCAGTGCCGCCTATCTCTCGGCGCTCGAACATGGCCGGCGCGGTGCGCCGACCTGGACGCTGATCCAGAAGATCATCGGCTATTTCAACATTATCTGGGACGATGCCGAGGAACTGGCCCGCTTGGCCGAAGCCTCGCATCCGCGTGTCAGGCTCGACACGTCGGGTCTCAATCCCGCCGCCACCGAGCTGGCCAACCTTCTGGCCGAGAACATCGAGAAGCTCGACGAAGCGGAACTGCGTCGCATCACGGCATCGATCCGCGCCGCACTTGGCCGGCTGAAGTAA
- a CDS encoding Tim44/TimA family putative adaptor protein, with protein sequence MGFFDFGTIFFLIAAVVIFFQLRNVLGRRTGSERPPFDPYTAARTDKDATQKPENVVSLPRKRLPGEPAPADAYTAIDAFAKPDTDLNKGLRAIKDNDPSFDPKGFVDGAKMAYEMIVMAYADGDRKTLKNLLSREVFDGFVAAIGEREAKAEKIQSSFVGIDKADIVSAEMKGGEAHVTLRIISELISATRDKAGAVIDGDPETVAEVKDVWTFARDTRSRDPNWKLVATEEED encoded by the coding sequence ATGGGCTTCTTCGACTTCGGCACGATTTTCTTCCTGATCGCGGCGGTGGTGATCTTCTTCCAGCTGCGCAACGTGCTGGGCCGTCGGACCGGTAGCGAGCGGCCGCCCTTCGATCCCTACACGGCGGCGCGCACCGACAAGGACGCCACGCAGAAGCCGGAAAATGTCGTTTCGCTGCCGCGCAAGCGGCTGCCGGGCGAGCCGGCGCCGGCCGACGCCTATACGGCGATCGACGCTTTCGCCAAGCCCGACACCGATCTCAACAAGGGCCTGCGCGCGATCAAGGACAATGACCCGTCCTTCGATCCCAAGGGTTTCGTCGACGGCGCCAAGATGGCCTATGAGATGATCGTCATGGCCTATGCCGATGGCGACCGCAAAACGCTGAAGAACCTGCTGTCGCGCGAGGTGTTCGATGGTTTCGTCGCCGCCATCGGCGAACGCGAGGCCAAGGCCGAAAAGATCCAGTCCTCCTTCGTCGGCATCGACAAGGCCGACATCGTGTCGGCCGAGATGAAGGGCGGCGAGGCGCATGTGACGCTGCGCATCATCAGCGAGCTGATTTCGGCGACGCGCGACAAGGCCGGCGCGGTAATCGACGGCGATCCGGAGACCGTGGCCGAGGTCAAGGATGTCTGGACCTTCGCCCGCGACACGCGCTCGCGCGATCCGAACTGGAAGCTCGTCGCCACCGAAGAAGAAGACTGA
- a CDS encoding ATP-binding cassette domain-containing protein gives MPAASLTAARSFVAAPVPARPAIAVEGRRAFAFKGVEKRFGDKIVLDGIDLDVPAGQFVAVIGKSGCGKSTLLRLLAGLDRPTSGSLTLGAEEEGHSRTRFMFQEPRLLPWASVVKNVEVGLTGIAAGADARQRALDILGEVGLADRADEWPSVLSGGQKQRVALARALVGHPQILALDEPLGALDALTRIEMQQLLERIWLAQKFTAVLVTHDVAEAVALADRVVVISEGRIALDLEVPVARPRRRGSAELARLEGTILDRLFG, from the coding sequence ATGCCAGCCGCCAGCCTGACCGCCGCCCGTTCCTTCGTCGCCGCGCCAGTGCCGGCACGCCCGGCGATCGCGGTCGAAGGCCGCCGCGCCTTCGCCTTCAAGGGCGTGGAAAAACGCTTCGGCGACAAGATCGTGCTCGACGGCATCGACCTCGACGTGCCGGCCGGGCAGTTCGTCGCCGTCATCGGCAAGAGTGGCTGCGGCAAGAGCACGTTGCTCAGGCTGCTGGCCGGGCTCGACCGGCCGACATCGGGATCGCTGACGCTGGGCGCCGAGGAAGAAGGCCACAGCCGCACCCGCTTCATGTTCCAGGAGCCGCGCCTGCTGCCCTGGGCCAGCGTGGTGAAAAATGTCGAGGTCGGGCTGACCGGCATCGCTGCCGGCGCGGACGCAAGGCAACGCGCGCTCGACATTCTGGGCGAGGTCGGCCTTGCCGATCGCGCCGATGAATGGCCCTCGGTACTGTCCGGCGGCCAGAAGCAGCGCGTCGCGCTCGCCCGCGCTTTGGTCGGCCACCCGCAGATCCTGGCGCTCGATGAGCCGCTCGGCGCGCTCGACGCGCTGACCCGCATCGAGATGCAGCAATTGCTGGAACGCATCTGGCTCGCCCAGAAATTCACCGCCGTGCTGGTCACCCATGATGTCGCCGAGGCGGTCGCGCTCGCCGACCGGGTGGTGGTGATCAGCGAAGGCCGGATCGCGCTCGACCTGGAGGTGCCAGTCGCCCGGCCGCGCCGGCGCGGTTCAGCCGAACTCGCCCGGCTTGAGGGCACGATATTGGACCGGCTGTTCGGGTAG
- a CDS encoding ABC transporter permease subunit, with translation MTISSYTERPGSSTEETDGLSVPWSRPSPKRRGVSARMISAVTILVVLAAWALSARLQLVSPVFLPSPVAVWNKFIVVVRDGFVDATLLQHTVASLGRVFAALVAALLIGVPVGLAIGISTVGRGIFDPLLEFLRPIPPLAYLPLVIIWFGIGEPSKILVITIAMLAPVALSTASGVRGVSQERINAARSLGATKRQVVRHVILPSALPSILTGLRIALGAGWSTLVAAELVAATRGLGFMIQSAAQFLVTDVVIMGILVIAAIAFVLEFTIRRIERALVPWAGRE, from the coding sequence ATGACCATTTCCTCCTACACCGAGCGGCCAGGCTCCAGCACCGAAGAGACCGACGGCCTGTCGGTGCCGTGGTCGCGGCCGAGCCCGAAACGCCGGGGCGTTTCGGCGCGCATGATCAGCGCGGTCACCATACTGGTGGTGCTGGCGGCATGGGCGCTGTCGGCCCGCCTGCAACTGGTGTCGCCGGTGTTCCTGCCCTCACCCGTCGCGGTGTGGAACAAATTCATCGTCGTTGTCAGAGACGGCTTTGTCGACGCGACGCTTCTGCAGCACACTGTCGCCAGCCTGGGTCGCGTGTTTGCAGCACTCGTCGCCGCCCTGCTCATTGGCGTGCCGGTGGGTCTCGCCATCGGCATCAGCACCGTCGGCCGCGGCATCTTCGATCCGCTGCTGGAATTCCTGCGGCCGATCCCGCCGCTCGCCTACCTGCCGCTGGTCATCATCTGGTTCGGCATCGGCGAGCCGTCGAAAATCCTGGTGATCACTATTGCCATGCTGGCGCCGGTGGCGCTGTCGACCGCTTCGGGCGTTCGCGGCGTCTCGCAGGAGCGCATCAACGCCGCGCGCTCGCTTGGCGCGACCAAGCGCCAAGTGGTCCGCCACGTCATCCTGCCCAGCGCGCTGCCGTCGATCCTGACCGGCCTGCGCATCGCGCTCGGCGCCGGCTGGTCGACATTGGTCGCGGCCGAACTGGTGGCAGCGACGCGCGGCCTTGGCTTCATGATCCAGTCGGCGGCGCAGTTCCTGGTCACCGACGTGGTGATCATGGGCATTCTGGTGATCGCGGCCATCGCCTTCGTGCTCGAATTCACCATCCGCCGGATCGAGCGCGCGCTCGTCCCGTGGGCGGGACGCGAATGA
- a CDS encoding septal ring lytic transglycosylase RlpA family protein yields MKNLNQTALVAVTIAAGLMVGASATSATAAAGQCGRASWYALHSKTASGERMNPSAMTAAHRTLPFGTKLRVTNQHNGRSVIVRINDRGPFIRGRMLDLSKGAAGQLGFISSGQTAVCVARV; encoded by the coding sequence ATGAAGAACCTAAACCAGACCGCGCTTGTCGCGGTAACGATCGCTGCTGGCCTGATGGTCGGCGCTTCCGCCACTTCGGCAACCGCCGCCGCCGGCCAGTGCGGCCGCGCCTCCTGGTACGCGCTGCACTCGAAGACCGCATCGGGCGAGCGCATGAACCCTTCGGCGATGACCGCCGCCCACCGCACACTGCCGTTCGGCACCAAATTGCGGGTCACCAACCAACACAACGGCCGCAGCGTCATCGTGCGCATCAACGATCGTGGTCCTTTCATCAGGGGACGCATGCTCGATCTGTCCAAAGGTGCCGCAGGCCAGCTTGGCTTCATCAGCTCCGGCCAGACCGCTGTCTGCGTGGCGCGCGTCTGA
- a CDS encoding taurine ABC transporter ATP-binding protein, giving the protein MPHLVLDKISIHYDGQPAPAVERVSIDVAGDDFVVLVGRSGCGKTSLLNVAAGLVTPARGSATINGQPITAPGSDRAVVFQNDALFPWLTARENVAFALRLRGVSPAERARRADELLDLVKLTDAGDKRIWELSGGMRQRVGLARALAAEPQFLLLDEPLGALDGLTRERMQTTLLDLWTASHAGVLMVTHGIEEALVLATRIVVLAPSPGRVVRTFEPGFSRRYASGEAIRAIKADPAFAAARGELTDAIFEGEAA; this is encoded by the coding sequence ATGCCGCATCTCGTGCTCGACAAGATCTCGATCCATTATGACGGTCAGCCGGCACCCGCCGTCGAGCGGGTTTCGATCGACGTTGCCGGGGATGATTTCGTCGTGCTTGTCGGCCGTTCCGGCTGCGGCAAGACCTCGCTGCTCAACGTCGCCGCCGGGCTGGTTACGCCGGCACGGGGCAGTGCCACGATCAACGGCCAGCCGATCACGGCACCCGGCTCGGATCGCGCCGTGGTGTTCCAGAACGATGCGCTGTTTCCCTGGCTGACCGCGCGCGAAAATGTCGCCTTTGCGCTGCGCCTACGCGGTGTCAGCCCGGCCGAGCGGGCGCGACGCGCCGACGAATTGCTGGACTTGGTGAAGCTCACCGACGCCGGCGACAAGCGCATCTGGGAGCTTTCCGGCGGCATGCGCCAGCGGGTCGGCCTTGCCCGCGCGCTCGCCGCGGAACCACAATTCCTGCTGCTTGACGAGCCGCTCGGCGCGCTCGATGGGCTGACGCGCGAGCGCATGCAGACGACATTGCTCGACCTCTGGACGGCAAGCCATGCCGGCGTGCTGATGGTCACGCACGGTATCGAGGAGGCGCTGGTGCTCGCCACCCGCATCGTCGTGCTGGCTCCGAGCCCGGGCCGCGTGGTGCGCACCTTCGAACCGGGCTTCTCCAGGCGCTATGCCTCGGGCGAGGCCATCCGCGCCATCAAGGCCGACCCGGCCTTTGCGGCCGCGCGCGGCGAACTGACCGACGCCATCTTCGAGGGAGAGGCGGCATGA
- the ssuD gene encoding FMNH2-dependent alkanesulfonate monooxygenase — translation MTKPASPLDFFWFIPTHGDGSYLGSEEQQRPPEFGYFKEIAQAVDRLGFPGVLLPTGQNCEDSWITATGLATLTEKLKFLVALRPGVTLPTFAARQTAALDRLSNGRLLLNVVVGGNPTELAGDGVFLLHDERYAQAHEFLTIWRGLVSGERVNFDGKYYRVENGRLDLLPSQERPPLYFGGSSDAGQDLAADLVDMYLTWGEPPAQVAEKLASARKKAALRGRKLRFGIRLHFIVRETEEEAWRAADRLISHVTDAQIENAQARFLTQMDSVGQRRMAELHGGRRDRLVVAPNLWAGVGLVRGGAGTALVGTPEQIVERIREYQAIGIDTIIGSGYPHLEEAYRVAELLFPRLGLGTRRQRAHRDIANEFSVGFHGAARLQASS, via the coding sequence ATGACAAAGCCAGCCAGCCCGCTTGATTTCTTCTGGTTCATCCCGACGCATGGCGACGGCTCCTACCTCGGTTCCGAAGAGCAGCAGCGGCCGCCGGAATTCGGCTACTTCAAGGAGATCGCCCAGGCGGTCGACCGGCTCGGCTTTCCCGGCGTGCTGTTGCCGACCGGCCAGAATTGCGAGGATTCCTGGATCACCGCGACGGGCCTCGCGACGCTCACCGAGAAACTCAAATTCCTGGTGGCGCTGCGGCCCGGCGTGACGCTGCCGACCTTCGCCGCGCGCCAGACCGCCGCACTCGACCGGTTGAGCAATGGCCGGCTGCTGCTCAATGTCGTGGTCGGCGGCAATCCGACCGAGCTTGCCGGCGATGGCGTCTTCCTGCTGCATGACGAACGCTACGCCCAGGCGCATGAATTCCTGACCATCTGGCGCGGCCTCGTATCGGGCGAGCGCGTCAATTTCGATGGCAAGTACTACCGCGTCGAAAATGGCCGCCTCGATCTTTTGCCGAGCCAGGAGCGGCCGCCGCTCTATTTCGGCGGCTCGTCCGACGCCGGGCAGGATCTCGCCGCCGACCTCGTCGACATGTACCTGACCTGGGGCGAGCCGCCGGCCCAGGTCGCCGAGAAGCTCGCTTCAGCGCGCAAGAAAGCAGCGCTGCGTGGCAGGAAACTGCGTTTCGGCATCAGGCTGCATTTCATCGTCCGCGAAACCGAGGAGGAAGCCTGGCGCGCCGCCGACCGGCTGATCAGCCATGTCACCGACGCCCAGATCGAGAATGCGCAGGCGCGCTTCCTCACCCAGATGGACTCGGTCGGCCAGCGCCGCATGGCCGAACTGCATGGCGGCCGCCGCGACAGGCTTGTCGTGGCGCCCAATCTGTGGGCCGGCGTCGGCCTGGTGCGCGGCGGCGCCGGCACCGCGCTGGTCGGCACACCGGAGCAGATCGTCGAACGCATCCGCGAATACCAGGCGATCGGCATCGATACCATCATCGGCTCCGGCTATCCGCATCTCGAGGAAGCCTACCGCGTCGCCGAGCTTCTGTTCCCGCGCCTCGGGCTCGGCACCAGACGGCAGCGGGCGCATCGCGACATCGCCAATGAATTCTCGGTCGGCTTCCATGGCGCCGCCCGCCTGCAGGCCTCGTCATGA
- the mltA gene encoding murein transglycosylase A, which produces MSLSPLFIEKSFDDLPGWGEDDPLPAFEAFRRSAFHVLTKPYRSGALGVDFGTFGEAYAEARGASSVSRSEARTFFERHFVPMLVRPETGAGLVTGFYEPQVEASPVRTERFVVPLLSRPADLADVDDANRPQGMDPYLAFARRTDNGLAEYFDRGTIERGALADRGLEIAWLADKVDAFFIHVQGAARLAMTDGRLCRVTYAAKSGQRFTGPGKILSELGEIPLAEVTMQSIRAWFKAHPQRIDEILWQNRSYIFFREAEVEDAALGPIAAAKVPLTPGRSVAVDRLLHTFGTPFYIDAPTLTAFDAKPFRRLMIAQDTGSAITGPARGDLFAGSGDAAGEIAGVVRNAADFYALVPRALVGGAK; this is translated from the coding sequence GTGTCGCTATCGCCTCTCTTCATCGAAAAATCCTTTGACGACCTGCCCGGCTGGGGCGAAGACGACCCTCTGCCGGCCTTCGAGGCTTTTCGCCGCTCCGCCTTCCATGTTCTGACAAAACCCTATCGCAGCGGCGCGCTCGGCGTCGATTTCGGTACTTTCGGCGAGGCTTATGCGGAGGCGCGGGGCGCCTCTTCTGTCAGCCGCTCGGAGGCGCGAACCTTCTTCGAGCGCCATTTTGTGCCGATGCTGGTCCGGCCCGAGACCGGCGCCGGCCTCGTCACCGGCTTCTACGAGCCGCAGGTCGAGGCGTCGCCGGTGCGGACGGAGCGTTTTGTCGTGCCGCTTTTGTCACGGCCCGCCGATCTCGCCGATGTCGACGACGCCAACCGGCCGCAAGGGATGGATCCCTATCTTGCCTTCGCGCGCCGGACCGACAACGGGCTGGCCGAGTATTTCGACCGTGGGACGATCGAGCGTGGCGCGCTGGCGGACCGAGGGCTCGAGATCGCCTGGCTGGCCGACAAGGTCGATGCCTTCTTCATCCATGTGCAAGGGGCGGCACGGCTCGCCATGACCGACGGCCGGCTTTGCCGCGTCACCTACGCCGCCAAGTCGGGCCAGCGTTTCACCGGTCCGGGCAAGATCTTGAGCGAACTGGGCGAAATCCCGCTGGCCGAGGTGACGATGCAGTCGATCCGCGCCTGGTTCAAGGCGCATCCCCAGCGCATCGACGAGATCCTGTGGCAGAACCGCTCCTACATCTTCTTCCGCGAGGCTGAAGTCGAGGACGCCGCCCTCGGTCCGATCGCCGCCGCCAAGGTGCCGCTGACGCCGGGCCGTTCGGTCGCCGTTGACCGCCTGCTGCACACATTCGGCACGCCGTTCTACATCGACGCGCCGACGCTGACCGCTTTCGACGCAAAACCGTTCCGGCGGCTGATGATCGCGCAGGACACCGGCTCGGCCATTACCGGGCCGGCGCGCGGCGATCTGTTCGCCGGCTCGGGCGACGCGGCCGGCGAGATCGCCGGCGTGGTGCGCAACGCCGCGGATTTTTACGCGCTGGTGCCGCGTGCGCTGGTCGGGGGCGCAAAATGA
- a CDS encoding sulfonate ABC transporter substrate-binding protein, with protein sequence MFNLTRRVFGIALVAATVALSFGAAAQELKQLNIGYQKTGLPVIARQQQVIEKALSDKGVTVKWVEFTAGPPLVEALNVGAIDAGWTGDAPPIFGQSAGANIVYAAALPSNGDGEAIFVKPASPVQSVADLKGKRVGVGKGTSAHNLLVAALEKAGVSYDQITPIYLSPADAAAAFASDQIDAWAVWDPFFAIAETRYQPRVLARSSEVLKVNTYFLANKDFAKAHPEIVTTTIAALGEAAKWADQNRDKVAEALHEVTGVPLDAQTIAANRSKFGIFPITDEIVASQQATADRFFKLGLIPKAVRISDAVWTAPGN encoded by the coding sequence ATGTTCAATCTGACGAGACGCGTTTTCGGCATTGCCCTTGTCGCCGCGACAGTGGCCCTGTCGTTCGGCGCCGCAGCCCAGGAGTTGAAGCAACTCAACATCGGCTACCAGAAAACCGGCCTGCCGGTGATCGCCCGGCAGCAGCAGGTGATCGAGAAGGCGCTGAGCGACAAGGGCGTCACCGTGAAGTGGGTCGAGTTCACCGCCGGGCCGCCATTGGTCGAAGCGCTCAATGTCGGCGCCATCGACGCCGGCTGGACCGGCGACGCGCCGCCGATTTTCGGCCAGTCGGCCGGCGCCAACATCGTCTACGCGGCGGCACTGCCGTCCAATGGCGACGGCGAGGCGATCTTCGTCAAGCCGGCCTCGCCGGTGCAGTCGGTCGCCGACCTCAAGGGTAAGCGCGTCGGCGTCGGCAAGGGCACTTCCGCGCACAACCTGCTTGTGGCCGCGCTGGAGAAGGCCGGCGTTTCATACGATCAGATCACGCCCATCTATCTCAGCCCCGCCGATGCGGCCGCCGCCTTCGCCAGCGACCAGATCGATGCCTGGGCAGTCTGGGACCCGTTCTTCGCCATTGCCGAAACGCGCTACCAGCCGCGCGTGCTGGCCCGCTCCAGCGAGGTGCTCAAGGTCAACACCTATTTCCTCGCCAACAAGGATTTCGCCAAGGCGCATCCCGAAATCGTCACCACCACCATCGCCGCACTCGGCGAGGCGGCGAAATGGGCGGACCAGAACCGCGACAAGGTGGCCGAGGCGCTGCATGAGGTGACCGGTGTGCCGCTCGACGCCCAGACCATCGCCGCCAACCGCAGCAAATTCGGCATCTTTCCGATCACCGACGAGATCGTCGCCAGCCAACAGGCGACCGCAGACCGCTTCTTCAAGCTCGGCCTGATCCCGAAGGCCGTCCGCATCTCCGACGCCGTTTGGACCGCGCCAGGCAATTGA